A region from the Pithys albifrons albifrons isolate INPA30051 chromosome Z, PitAlb_v1, whole genome shotgun sequence genome encodes:
- the LOC139684621 gene encoding zinc-regulated GTPase metalloprotein activator 1A-like isoform X1, whose amino-acid sequence MEDEECPVLVPIGGAEETEPSPGRKIPVTIITGYLGAGKTTLLNYILTEQHKKRIAVILNEFGEGSALEKSLAISQGGELYEEWLELRNGCLCCSVKDNGVKAIENLMQRRGKFDYILLETTGLADPGAVASMFWVDSELGSDIYLDGIISVVDAKHGLQHLTEEKPEGLVNEASRQVALADLIIINKTDLVSEEELNKVRTSVRSINGLVKILETQRSRVDLSNVLDLHAFDSLSGISLQKKLEHVKTTHAHLDKAIITVTFEVPGNIKEENLNLFIQNLLWEKNVKDKTGHTMDVIRLKGLVSIQGKSHQVIVQGVHELYDLEETSVAWKENEKRTNRLVLIGRNLDKETIKEVFIATVREKQGNS is encoded by the exons ATGGAGGACGAGGAGTGTCCCGTCCTGGTGCCGATCGGCGGCGCGGAGGAGACCGAGCCCAGCCCCGGCAGGAAGATCCCCGTCACGATCATCACGGGTTACTTGG GAGCTGGGAAAACAACTCTTCTAAATTACATACTGACAGAACAGCATAAGAAAAGAATAGCAGTTATTCTGAATGAATTTGGAGAAG GAAGTGCCTTGGAAAAATCTCTGGCAATCAGTCAAGGGGGAGAACTCTATGAagaatggctggagctgagaaatggctgcctgtgctgctcagtAAA GGACAATGGTGTGAAGGCAATTGAGAACTTGAtgcaaaggagaggaaaatttGACTATATATTGTTAGAAACAACTGGTTTGGCAGATCCAG GAGCTGTGGCCTCCATGTTCTGGGTCGATTCCGAGTTGGGGAGTGACATCTATCTTGATG GTATCATATCTGTTGTTGACGCAAAGCATGGGTTGCAG CACTTGACAGAGGAAAAGCCAGAAGGCCTTGTCAATGAAGCATCTCG GCAGGTTGCGTTAGCTGATCTGATAATCATCAACAAAACAGATCTGGTTTCAGAGGAAGAGTTGAATAAAGTCAGAACATCTGTGAG gtCAATAAATGGACTCGTTAAAATTCtagagacacaaagatcaag AGTTGATCTCTCCAATGTCTTGGACCTACATGCATTTGACAGTTTATCAGGAATAAG TTTACAGAAAAAGCTTGAGCATGTAAAGACAACACATGCACATCTGGATAAG GCTATAATTACAGTAACATTTGAAGTTCCAGgaaatataaaagaagaaaacttaaaTCTCTTTATTCAA AATCTTCTGTGGGAGAAGAATGTGAAAGATAAGACTGGTCACACCATGGATGTCATAAGACTGAAG GGGCTGGTATCTATTCAAGGCAAATCTCATCAGGTGATAGTCCAAGGTGTCCATGAGCTCTATGATCTGGAAGAGACTTCAGTAgcctggaaagaaaatgaaaagagaacaaaTAGATTGGTCCTAATTG GCAGGAACTTGGACAAGGAGACCATTAAAGAAGTATTCATAGCCACTGtgagagaaaaacaaggaaacagTTGA
- the LOC139684621 gene encoding zinc-regulated GTPase metalloprotein activator 1A-like isoform X2, protein MEDEECPVLVPIGGAEETEPSPGRKIPVTIITGYLGAGKTTLLNYILTEQHKKRIAVILNEFGEGSALEKSLAISQGGELYEEWLELRNGCLCCSVKDNGVKAIENLMQRRGKFDYILLETTGLADPGAVASMFWVDSELGSDIYLDGIISVVDAKHGLQHLTEEKPEGLVNEASRQVALADLIIINKTDLVSEEELNKVRTSVRSINGLVKILETQRSRVDLSNVLDLHAFDSLSGISLQKKLEHVKTTHAHLDKAIITVTFEVPGNIKEENLNLFIQNLLWEKNVKDKTGHTMDVIRLKLFFW, encoded by the exons ATGGAGGACGAGGAGTGTCCCGTCCTGGTGCCGATCGGCGGCGCGGAGGAGACCGAGCCCAGCCCCGGCAGGAAGATCCCCGTCACGATCATCACGGGTTACTTGG GAGCTGGGAAAACAACTCTTCTAAATTACATACTGACAGAACAGCATAAGAAAAGAATAGCAGTTATTCTGAATGAATTTGGAGAAG GAAGTGCCTTGGAAAAATCTCTGGCAATCAGTCAAGGGGGAGAACTCTATGAagaatggctggagctgagaaatggctgcctgtgctgctcagtAAA GGACAATGGTGTGAAGGCAATTGAGAACTTGAtgcaaaggagaggaaaatttGACTATATATTGTTAGAAACAACTGGTTTGGCAGATCCAG GAGCTGTGGCCTCCATGTTCTGGGTCGATTCCGAGTTGGGGAGTGACATCTATCTTGATG GTATCATATCTGTTGTTGACGCAAAGCATGGGTTGCAG CACTTGACAGAGGAAAAGCCAGAAGGCCTTGTCAATGAAGCATCTCG GCAGGTTGCGTTAGCTGATCTGATAATCATCAACAAAACAGATCTGGTTTCAGAGGAAGAGTTGAATAAAGTCAGAACATCTGTGAG gtCAATAAATGGACTCGTTAAAATTCtagagacacaaagatcaag AGTTGATCTCTCCAATGTCTTGGACCTACATGCATTTGACAGTTTATCAGGAATAAG TTTACAGAAAAAGCTTGAGCATGTAAAGACAACACATGCACATCTGGATAAG GCTATAATTACAGTAACATTTGAAGTTCCAGgaaatataaaagaagaaaacttaaaTCTCTTTATTCAA AATCTTCTGTGGGAGAAGAATGTGAAAGATAAGACTGGTCACACCATGGATGTCATAAGACTGAAG TTATTTTTCTGGTAA
- the LOC139684621 gene encoding zinc-regulated GTPase metalloprotein activator 1A-like isoform X3 produces the protein MQRRGKFDYILLETTGLADPGAVASMFWVDSELGSDIYLDGIISVVDAKHGLQHLTEEKPEGLVNEASRQVALADLIIINKTDLVSEEELNKVRTSVRSINGLVKILETQRSRVDLSNVLDLHAFDSLSGISLQKKLEHVKTTHAHLDKAIITVTFEVPGNIKEENLNLFIQNLLWEKNVKDKTGHTMDVIRLKGLVSIQGKSHQVIVQGVHELYDLEETSVAWKENEKRTNRLVLIGRNLDKETIKEVFIATVREKQGNS, from the exons AtgcaaaggagaggaaaatttGACTATATATTGTTAGAAACAACTGGTTTGGCAGATCCAG GAGCTGTGGCCTCCATGTTCTGGGTCGATTCCGAGTTGGGGAGTGACATCTATCTTGATG GTATCATATCTGTTGTTGACGCAAAGCATGGGTTGCAG CACTTGACAGAGGAAAAGCCAGAAGGCCTTGTCAATGAAGCATCTCG GCAGGTTGCGTTAGCTGATCTGATAATCATCAACAAAACAGATCTGGTTTCAGAGGAAGAGTTGAATAAAGTCAGAACATCTGTGAG gtCAATAAATGGACTCGTTAAAATTCtagagacacaaagatcaag AGTTGATCTCTCCAATGTCTTGGACCTACATGCATTTGACAGTTTATCAGGAATAAG TTTACAGAAAAAGCTTGAGCATGTAAAGACAACACATGCACATCTGGATAAG GCTATAATTACAGTAACATTTGAAGTTCCAGgaaatataaaagaagaaaacttaaaTCTCTTTATTCAA AATCTTCTGTGGGAGAAGAATGTGAAAGATAAGACTGGTCACACCATGGATGTCATAAGACTGAAG GGGCTGGTATCTATTCAAGGCAAATCTCATCAGGTGATAGTCCAAGGTGTCCATGAGCTCTATGATCTGGAAGAGACTTCAGTAgcctggaaagaaaatgaaaagagaacaaaTAGATTGGTCCTAATTG GCAGGAACTTGGACAAGGAGACCATTAAAGAAGTATTCATAGCCACTGtgagagaaaaacaaggaaacagTTGA